In one Massilia endophytica genomic region, the following are encoded:
- a CDS encoding helix-turn-helix domain-containing protein, translating into MSVRHIIEKRRRLRRVLDYIEHHLSENITLAALADVACLSKFHFERFYAEALLETPLVTVRRLRLARAQALLHEGADVTSTALSCGYGSPQTFARAFHRSFGVTPSVMRQSAPLPRYQVGVAELPPRRVYRLPFADFEDPSATFDNLLARAENRGIARAAWTVWSQVDSGLDDVSSGACIERLNGVVPIGGACEGAIGGGRHLVVRWRGNDRPSPPELRRLAAAHTGLAPAPGRVLCHYVNDPVFTAPHERLADYYLPLK; encoded by the coding sequence ATGTCCGTGCGCCACATCATCGAGAAGCGCCGCCGCCTCCGGCGTGTGCTCGATTACATCGAACACCATCTGTCCGAGAACATTACGCTGGCGGCGTTGGCGGACGTGGCATGCCTGTCGAAGTTCCATTTCGAGCGCTTCTACGCCGAGGCCCTGCTCGAAACGCCGCTTGTGACGGTACGCCGTCTTCGGCTGGCGCGCGCCCAGGCGCTCCTGCATGAAGGGGCGGACGTCACTTCGACGGCCCTCAGCTGCGGCTATGGCTCGCCGCAGACCTTCGCGCGGGCCTTTCACCGCTCCTTCGGCGTCACCCCGAGCGTGATGCGCCAATCCGCCCCATTACCCCGCTACCAGGTTGGCGTCGCCGAGCTGCCCCCTCGGCGTGTGTACAGGCTTCCCTTTGCGGACTTCGAAGACCCGAGTGCGACCTTCGACAACCTGCTCGCCCGCGCCGAGAACCGGGGTATTGCGCGCGCCGCGTGGACGGTATGGTCGCAGGTGGATTCGGGCCTGGACGACGTTTCCTCGGGCGCCTGCATCGAGCGGCTGAACGGCGTGGTTCCGATAGGCGGCGCCTGCGAGGGGGCTATTGGCGGCGGCAGGCATCTCGTCGTGCGCTGGCGCGGCAACGACAGGCCTTCGCCGCCGGAACTGCGGCGCCTCGCGGCTGCCCATACAGGCTTGGCGCCCGCGCCGGGGCGGGTACTGTGCCACTACGTCAACGATCCCGTGTTCACGGCTCCGCATGAGCGCCTTGCAGACTACTACCTGCCGCTGAAGTAG